A window of the Oryza brachyantha chromosome 5, ObraRS2, whole genome shotgun sequence genome harbors these coding sequences:
- the LOC102714920 gene encoding uncharacterized protein LOC102714920 yields MGLYMEAGQDINTSVSPYNLVDISIKDDNIKWSDQNYLKFRVNAIKGLIALLNGDQNQLFFVGCKDLCAGLGNEQTANISTILGRATQMYERVLETLITQDMSGKFLSACNMVPEEVSLGATCSYGQLLSHSGKFNEAEDYLTRALKKAEEKFGANHPVLTCVDRMYKLKAKSEGEIERKRKKKRGRERD; encoded by the exons ATGGGACTCTACATGGAAGCAGGCCAG GATATCAACACCTCGGTGTCCCCATATAATTTGGTTGACATATCAATCAAGGATGATAATATCAAATGGTCGGATCAGAACTATCTGAAATTTCGGGTTAATGCTATCAAAGGACTTATTGCACTTCTAAATGGAGATCAGAATCAG CTGTTCTTTGTTGGATGCAAGGACCTCTGTGCTGGACTAGGCAATGAACAAACTG CGAATATATCCACTATCTTGGGGAGGGCTACACAAATGTATGAGAGGGTTCTGGAAACATTAATCACACAAGACATGTCTGGAAAATTTTTATCAGCATGTAACATGGTTCCAGAGGAGGTTTCTCTTGGGGCAACCTGTTCATATGGCCAGCTCTTATCACATTCTGG GAAGTTCAATGAGGCAGAGGATTATCTCACAAGGGCGCTAAAGAAGGCTGAAGAGAAATTTG GTGCAAATCACcctgtgttgacttgtgtAGATAGAATGTACAAACTGAAAGCAAAATCGGAAGGAGAgatagaaagaaagagaaaaaaaaaaagagggagagaaagagattga
- the LOC102712728 gene encoding coatomer subunit zeta-1: protein MESCPSVKNILLLDSEGKRVAVKYYTEDWPTLSAKLAFEKSVFVKTQKATAGAEAEIVMFDGHIVVYKFIQDLHFFVTGGEEENELILASVLQGFTDAVDIILRNNVDKRTALENLDLILLCLDEIVDGGIVLETEGSVIAEKVSAHGIEGATSLAEQTIVQALTTAREHLTKSLLM from the exons ATG GAGTCCTGCCCTTCGGTGAAGAACATTCTGCTGCTGGACTCCGAGGGGAAGCGCGTCGCCGTCAAGTACTACACGGAGGACTGGCCTACTCTCTCGGCGAAGCTGGCCTTCGAGAAGTCGGTGTTCGTCAAGACCCAGAAAGCCACTGCTGGAGCAGAAG CTGAGATTGTAATGTTTGATGGCCACATTGTGGTGTATAAGTTCATCCAAGaccttcatttttttgttaccggaggagaggaggagaatgAGCTTATTTTAGCATCGGTTCTTCAAGGATTCACTGATGCAGTTGACATTATTCTCAG AAATAATGTTGACAAAAGAACAGCACTTGAAAATCTGGATCTCATCCTATTATGCCTCgatgaaattgttgatggagg GATTGTCCTAGAAACGGAAGGAAGCGTTATAGCTGAAAAGGTGTCAGCTCATGGAATAGAGGGTGCCACTTCACTAGCTGAGCAG ACTATAGTTCAAGCGCTAACAACAGCAAGAGAGCACTTGACCAAATCTCTTCTCATGTGA